In Comamonas koreensis, the genomic stretch GAAGCGTTGATTCCCGCGCCAACCATTCAGCCATGCCCGCAGAGAACTTGTCGTCCAGGTGCTGAACCAGTACCACGGCGGCGTCAAGATCTTTAGGCAGTTCACGCAGCAACTGGTTGAGTGTGGCGGGCCCACCAGCGGAGGCACCGATGGCAATCAGGCACGCGCGTTTCGCGCTGGTGCGCGTGGCTCGTTGGGTAACAGGCTGCGGGGGCGTGGCCAGCCAGGCGATGTTCTGGATCTTGCGCAGCAGCAGCGCTGGATTGAAAGCGCTGCCGTTCGCCAATTCGGGCAGATGCACCACATCAAGGGCGCCGTGGCCCAAGGCATTGAATGCCCATTCGGTATGGAGCTCGGTTGCCAGATCCAGCAGCAGCAAAGGGCATGGCGCCTCATTCATGACACGTTGCGAAAAGGCCACTCGATCAGCTGTGCCCAGTTGCAGCAGCAGTAGCTCAGGGGGCATGTCACGACACAGGCGCAGGGCCTGCGTCTCGTCTTGTGCCACCCAGTGGATGTCGTGCAGCGGCTCCAAAGCGTGTTCGAGGCGTTGCGCCAACTCAGGGGTGTTAACCATCAGTCCAAGCTTCATCCAACAGCCTCGCCAATCAGCATGTGTACAGCCTCCAGTAATGTTTCATCGTGAAAGCTCGACTTAGCAAGGTAGTAGTCGGCTCCCGCATCAAGGCCGCGTCTGCGGTCTTCCTCGCGGTCTTTGTAGGATACAACCACCACGGGCATGGACTGCAGTTGTGCGTCGCGCCTTACCAGGCCTACCAGCTCAATGCCATCCATGCGGGGCATGTCGATATCGGTCACCAGGAGGTCATATTTTTCTGCACGCAGAATGTTCCAGCCATCGATGCCATCCACGGCCACGGTCACCTCGTAACCGCGCCCAATGAGCAGCTTGCGCTCCAGCTCACGCACGGTCAGCGAGTCGTCCACCACCAATACGCGCTTGCGCCGCAGTGACGGCCCTTCAGACAACTGTGCAACCCTTTCGACTTGGCCTGCACCCAAGAGCTTGTCAGCGGAGTTCAGCAAGTCATCCATATCCACGATAAGCACCGGACTGCCGTCATCGAGCAGGGCACCTGCCTCCACGCCGCGCAGCAGGCCTAGGCGGGAGTCGATGGGAACGACAGCCAGATTTTGCTCGCCAACAATCCTGTCTACCGCAATGGCAAGGCTTCGGTCGTGGTGCGGTAACAAAACCACTGGGAGGCCCAGCGGATCGGATTTGCCATGCGGCAGTTGCAAAAGCTGGTGGGCAGCGACCAGACCGATGGCGCGCTCGCGTACCCAGATATGTTGCTGGCCCTCCACCATGCTGATGGCGTCCGCCGGGATACGCAAAGTCTGCTCCACTTGCGCAAGCGGAAGCGCGTAGGCCTCACCGCCGATCTCCACCACCAAGCAGCGCAGCATCGACAAGGTCAGAGGCAGTTGCAGCTGGAACACCGTCCCTCGCCCCTGTTGCTGGCGGACGCGCACCGTACCGCGTAGTTGACGCAGCGTGTGCTGGACCACATCGAGGCCCACCCCACGGCCAGAGATCTCACTGACTTTCTCGCTCACGCTGAAACCCGGCAGGAACAGAAAAGCCAGCAATTCTTCCTCATGCATGTGCTGGGCCATCGTTTCGGTGGCCAGCTTGCGTGCGATGACTGCGGCACGTACGCGAGCGAGGTCAACGCCTGCTCCATCGTCTTCCAGCTCAAGGACCAGGAGCCCAGCAGCATGCCGAGCCCGCAGTACCAAGTTGCCTTGTGCCGGCTTGCCGCTGGCCAACCGTTGTGCGGGGCTTTCAATGCCGTGGTCCACCGCATTGCGCAGTAACTGGATCAGTGGTGCTTCCAATGTCTCCAGTACGTCGCGATCTCCTTGTACCTCTTCGCCTTCCAGATTCAGCCATACCTCTTTGCCAAGACTGCGACTGAGCTCACGCACCATGCGCGCCTTGCCAGCCATCAGATCCGCGCAGGGGCGCATGCGCGAGGCCAATACGGTGTCATACATGCGCTGGCTGCGCTGCTCAAAGGCCCAGCCAAAGCTGTCGAAAGCCGCTGTATGTTGTTGCAACTGGCTTTTGGCTTCCAGCGTCCAGTGGTTCACATCGGATAGCAAGGCCTTGGCACGAGGCGGTAGCTCCTGCCCCAGCAGCGCATCGCGCAACCCATGCAGGGATCGATCAATATGGTCTTGCAGGCGTTTGAGTTGTGCCAACTCCTGGCCCAGGGACTTGGTACGCTGTGCAGCCACCAGTGAGCGTCCCGCCAGATCGAGCAGATGGTCCAGGCGTTCGGCTGACACACGCAGGATACGGTCATGCAGTTCACCGGAGGGCTCGGGCTCGTTGGTCTCAATGGCGGAGACTTCTTCCGGCAAGGCCGGCCTGAAGTCCGGCATGGCATCGGGTACCGGCGCATCTTGCTGCGTATCTTCTGCCAGGATTGCTTGCAGCGCAGGCAGCCCTTGCACGCTGATCCCTTCACTCAACTGCCTCAATGCCTCTGAAGCGCGTAGCAGGGCGTCGATGCGTGTGCTGCTCAGGCGGACCTTGCCGCTCTGGGCACAGACTAGCAAGTCCTCCATCACATGGGCCAATGTCACAGCGACATCCAAGCCGACAATGCGTGCCGCACCTTTGAGTGAGTGCGCTGCACGCATGCAGGCCTCCAGCTGCGCGGGATCGGTAGGCTCACGCTCAAGTACCAGCAGGCATGAATCCATGACCTGGGTTTGTGCCTGCGCTTCTAGACGGAACAACTCCAGCATGGAGCTGTCTTTGTAGGCATCAAGGCTCATGGCTTGACCTTTGGTCCATACATCGCGAGATGTGCCAGCGGTGTTGCTTGTTGGATCATCTAAGGCTCCTGGACAAGGCTTGCAACAGGCGATCAGCATGGAGCACCGTGATGCTGTGCTGCCGCCACTGCATCACCGAAGAGGCTAACTGGCTGACCGCAAGGCCACTGGCATGACCCGTCTTTTGCAGCTTGGCAAGTGGAATCGCGTATATGCCCTCCACCGTCTGAACCTCCGTCACCAGTGGGCCACCAGGTGTGTCCAGTATCAGCATGTGGGGGCGGTCTTGCGGCGTGGTCTCGGTGGTCAGGCCCAATACCAGGTCAAGCGCCATACAGGGAACCAAGGTTCCCCGTACATTGCACAGTCCACGCAGTGAACGGTTGCGGGGGTAAGGCAGTCCGTGAACGGGCACGGGCAACGATACTTCTAGCAAAAGCGTTGAAGGCAGAGCCAACCAGTTTTGCCCAATGCGAAAGATCAGGACCGACAGTGTCTGGCCATCAGCCAGCGGGTCAGGTTGCTGATTCTCCGCGAACGAAGCCTCGTCCACCGTCTCCAGATCCAGCTCATGCCGATCGAGCAGCAGAGCGGCAGCCTCGGCATAGCGTTCGCAGTTATGGCAATGAACATGCTGGAGCAGCCTCTCGCAGGAGCGGTCGCCGCGAACACCAATGCGCTGCCAGCAGGCGTCAATAGCTGGGGGCTCTAGCGGGATATGGCGATCAGGACTTGCCGGCATCTTGGGTTTCTCTCTGCTTCAGCCGTTGCTGTAATCGTGCCGCACCGCTGTGGTCGCCTTGTGTCACCAGCAGGGCTGCCAGGTGTGCCAGGGCTCGGGTGTGGTAGGGCTCAAGGTAAAGCGCTTTGCGGTAGTGGCGCAGGGCAGCCTCGGCCTGGCCCGCACCGTCACATATCAAACCCCACCAGAAAAACAACTCGGCGGTCGGCCCATGCTGGGTCAACTGCTGTGCGCAGGCAGTGAGCGCCTCTGCGCTGCGTCCTGCATTGGCGAGCTCGGTGATTTTGCGCAGTCCAGCCGCTGCATCTCCCGTTGGCGGCGATTCACTTTTGGCAGCTGGTGAAGGCGCCATGCGGCGTACGGCCGAAATGGCACGCAATGGCAAAGGCGAAGGCGCGCGCGGCGTGACCGCCGCAGGCAATATGGGGCGCGCTGGCACTGGGGGGCATGGCAGGGTGCGGCGGCGGAACGCGAAACTGTGTGCGGCATCCAGCGATTCGAAGCCTTGTTGGCTTAGAACGCCTGCTTCGGCTGGCCCAGTGAACAGCAGTCCGTCGGCGCGCAGCCAGCGTTTGAGATTGGTCAGCGCCCGCAACTGCGTAGGTCGGTCAAAGTAGATCAGCAGATTGCGACAAAATACGATGTCGTAGTCCGTCAGCGAAGGCGGCATGGTGCTGCCGAGTATGTTCCCACACTGAAAGCGCACCACGGCGCGTAGCCTCTCATCGATGCGGTGGGAGCCATCCGCCTCACGTTGAAAATACCGCTCGCGGATGCCTGGATCATCGCCGCGAAAGGCATTCACGCCATATTGGCCAATGGTCGCATGCTCTATGACGCGCTGACTGATGTCCAGCGCATCAATCTGAAATTCGTGCGCTGCAAAATCGGCATCGAACATGGCGATTGCCATGGAGTAGGGCTCTTCTCCGCTGGAGCATGGCAAGCTGAGCAAGCGCAAAGGTTGCCCTACAGGGAGCCGGCGTTGTAGCGCTCGCGCTTGGGTGGTCAACAGCGAGAACGATTCAGGGTAGCGAAAAAACCAGGTCTCAGGAACCACCATGGCTTCGATCAGTGCGCGTTGCTCTGTCTGCGATTGGCGGATATGGCTCCAGTAGGCTTCTTCATCCATGGAGTTGGCCTTCAACCGTTGCCGCAGCGCACGCTCGACTGCCCCTCGGCCCAGCGTACTCGCGTCGAGTCCGATAAGCGATCGCAAGAGTTGTTCCAGTCGTTCAATCATGCTAGCTTGCCCTGGGGCGGGAACAGCAACCGGACCATATCCGGTGGCAACAGCCCTTCAATGGAGATGTGCTGAATCATGTCGCCCAAGCCTTGCGCCTGAACGGCGCCCAGGTAGGCGCCTCCTGCATCCAGCCCCGTCGGCTGTTGTGCGGGGCTAGGCAGGCGCATCACCTGATTGGCCTTCTCAAGGATCAAGCCAAGGGATTGGGTCGACGAATAGTGCAGCAGCACCATGCGGGTGTTGATGCTATGCCGAGCCTTTTGCCCAAATACACGCTGGCAAAGATCCAGTACTGGAATGATCTCCCCGTGGTAGGACAGCAAACCAGCCACCCAGGCGGGGGCCTCCGGCACATGCTTGAGCCTTTGCAGGGGCATGATTTTGCGAACCACGCTGGCAGGCAAGGCGTAACGATCGGCGCCCAGGTTGAACAGCAGGTGCAGCGGTGCGGGCTCCGTTGCTGGGGTCAATGCCACGATTAAACCTTGAAGCGGCTCACCCCGCTGCGCAGATTGTTGGCGACATCGCTCATGTTCTCAACTGCCATGCCGGCCTGGTGCAGTGACTCTACGGTTTGGCCACTGGCTTCGGTGAGTTGGCTCAAGGCCTGCTCAATTTGCTCGGCCCCGCTGGACTGAGTTTGCATGCCTTCACTGACCTGTTGCATCTGCGGGGCCAAAACCTGAATTTCGTGGATGATCTGTGACAGCTGGTCGCCAACTTGGGACATTTCAGTATTGCCGCGGCGCATCTCTTCGGAGAATTTTTCCATCCCCATTACGCCTGCGGACACGGCAGACTGAATTTCGCGCACCATCTGTTCAATATCGTAGGTGGCAACCGCAGTCTGGTCCGCCAGACGGCGTACTTCAGTGGCTACTACGCCAAATCCGCGGCCATATTCGCCCGCTTTCTCGGCTTCGATCGCAGCATTGAGAGACAGCAGATTGGTTTGGTCAGCGACTTTGACGATGGTGGTAACGACTTGATTGATGCCGCCAGCCTTTTCGTTAAGCAAGGCGAGTTTGGCGTTGACCATTTCGGAGGCACTGGTCAACTCCTGCATCACCTCGGCCATGCGTACTACGCCTCGGTGGCCCGACCCGGCCAGCGCTGCAGTTTGCTCGGAGTGGGCCGAGACATCACCCATGGTGCGCACCAGCTCCCGAGAGGTCGCGGCAATCTGGCGCGAAGTTGCGCCAATTTCGCTGGTGGTCGCAGCCGTTTCCGTGACGGTAGCTTGTTGTTGCTTGGTGGTTGCAGCGATCTCAGTGATGGACGTTGTCAGCTGAACCGATGAACGCTGCGCTTGTACCACCAGTTCGCGAAGCGAGGTGACCATGCCGTTGAAGCCTGCCTCAATGGCAGCGAATTCATCGCTACGGTTCAGACTGAGCTTGCTCGAAAGGTCGCCCGTACCCAGCGTTTTCATGGCCGCCAAGGTTGCTTGAATAGGACGTAGTATCGAGCGGTGCAAGAGCAGGCCGCAAATGATGGCCAGCACCAGAGCCAGCACCAGCGCACTGACTGCCAAGCGCTTGTTGGAGCTTGCGATTTCTTGAATCGTCTGCATGTCCTCCTCCACGGCATGTTGGTTCAAGTCAACGATGCGGCTGACCTGCTCCTGCGCCTTGCGCCATTGCGGCAGCATTTGCCCGCTGCGCAACTGCGCAGCTTCAGCGACCTGACCACGCTCCAATATTTCAACCAGCAGATGCGTATTTTTCTGATACGCCTCACGTGTACGCGCGAACTCCGCGGTCGCATCGCGATCTTCCTGGCGGGTGATGGTGTTGAGGTATTTGGCGTAAACCTTGTCCAAACTGGCTTCGATCGCGCTCAACTGCGCCTTGTTTTCGGCGAGCACGTCGCTGCTGCGACCGGCATTCGCCTCCGCATCCCGAAGTAGGTTGAGCGTCTGGTAAAAATGGAGGGTCAAATCCTGGCGCATCTGGCCAGCGAATCCCATGCCCGCGAGGTCGGAGGAGAGAACGTCGGCAGCCCGCTCATGGTTCGAATCCGCACGCATATAAAAGATGGCGGACATCCCGAACATCACCGCAATAATTAGTGCAAAGCTGGCGGATATCCGCTGGCTGACCGTTAGGCCCATCATCGTATGTCTTTCTATAGAACGTACTCAAATTGTATTGCCTTGTGAACTCCAAATCACATTTAATTACTGGGCATGCTGGTGCTGCCGAGCGCTGTTTGAGGCTGAAATCCAGCTAGGTCGTTGCGCTGCGCAGGCCGTTCTCCTCTCTGTAGATCCTTCGTAATCTCGCGAGAGTGCAAGCCAAAAATCCCTCTGCTTAATTGTTCTTTGTTCGCCTCAAATCTATAAAACAGGCGCAACGGATATGCGGCAAGCTATGGGATAGATGGTAGGTCGATGATGGTATCTATCGCGCGGATCTGGTGATTGGCTGGCACCAGCAGTTCTGGCCTGACCAGGGGCCGTCCAGCAGAAGCCCATTGAGTCCCCAAGGACCCTGCTGGCGTTGTGCAGACGCTCCAAGCGGTGTGTGTACGCATTGTTCCTTCAGCGTTGGGGTCACGCGTTCGACCATGCCGTTTTGCTGCTCTTGAGCCTCGTCCATCCACCTTGAAAAACATGGGCATGTTTTTGCCCGAAGCCCGGATCGGATGGCAAACCATGACTCTAGGTGGCTCGGTAGGTGACATGGGGGACATGGGCGTGCGTTCGCATTCAAGCCCGCAACGCAGTGCCCACGCTATGCAAATCCTGGCTGCACTGCCGCAAATGCGCCTGCATCTGCGCGACTGGCAGCACCATCGGCTCCAGTGCATGGCTGCAGGTATCGACCGCCGCAGCCAAAGCCACCTCTAGCTGCTCGCGCACAGCATTTTGCAAAGTCGCGTAAAGGGCATCAGGGCCCACAGTAGCCGGTGGCAACCCCAGGGTCGCTGGTTCTGCTTGCAGCGCAGGCAGTGCATAGCCACCGAGATGGCTGCGCAGCTGTTCCCTAATCTCACCTCGCACCAGCGCGGCAACCTCGGCAGACAGCACGTGCAACCGGTCCGCATACAGATCCAGCAACCCCGGCAGTGCCGGGATGGTCTGGCGCCATGCGGCGCGCAGCATCGCTGCCTTGCTGTGTTGCAGGCGCTCCTGCTCTTGGTCCAAAGCCACCTGCAAGCGCTGCAGCTGGGGCAGCAGTTCCGTATCGATGGCGCATTGCACGTTCTCTTCCAGGTGGTGCAGCAGCACCTCGGCTGGCTTGCGCTGTTGGTAGGCCTGGGCGGGGGCCAGTACCTTGGCGATGGCGGTGTAGAGGCGCAGCAGGCCGCATCCGGGGCCGTACGGTGCTGAGCTACCAAAAGGGCTACTCCTACTTTGACTACATCAGCCAGGAAAAGCCTTCGCTCTACGGTGTGCTGGAGGCCGACCTGACGGCCGACACCTTGCTGACCGTGGGCCGCTCCTACGGCAAGGTGCGGCAGAAGGGCGACTATGCCGGCCTGCCACGCTTTGCCGATGGCCGCAGCCTGGGCCTGCCGCGCAGCACGGCCTTCTCCAACCCCTGGGCCTACTTCCACTACGAGAACGACGAGATGTTTGCCCAGCTGGAGCACCGTTTTGACAACCACTGGAAGCTCAAGCTCAACGCCACCCATGCGCGCACCGAGCAGCAGCGCCGCTGGAGCACCTTGTCCGGCGCAGTAGACCCGCAAACCCTGGCCGGGCCGGTGTGGCGCGGCGGTGTGCTGGACTCGTCCAACACCCAGGACATGGTGGATCTGAACCTGAGCGGCCCGTTCTCGCTGCTGGGCCGCAGCCATGAGCTGCTCATCGGGGCTGATTGGCAGCGGGTGCGCAGCCGCTGGCAGAACATGAGCTATACCGACAGCGGCACGGTGGGCGGCATTGTGTTTGATATTCAGCCCTGGAACCCGGCATTTGACCAGTTCAACCTGAACCTCAGCGAGCGCTACGGCCCCTGGGGCCAGGAGCAGCTGGGCGCCTATGGCGTTGTGCGGCTGCACCCGAGCAACAAGCTGCATATGATTGCTGGCGCCCGCATGGCGCGCTATGAGTTCACGCAGACCATGTCCGACATCATCGACACCGCTGGCAACACCAGCCCCTGGTCCGCCAAATCGTTCAAGGAAAGCGCCAAGCTCACGCCCTATGGCGGTGTGATCTATGACCTGCACCCGCATTGCTCGGCCTACGTCAGCTACTCGTCGATCTTCAAACCCCAGGCGCTCAACCTGGCGGGCCCGCAGCCGGGCACGCCGCTGAACCCCATCAAGGGCAAGAGCTATGACGCGGGGCTCAAAGGCGAGCTGATGGATGGGCGCATGAACGCGACCTTCAGCGTCTTCAACGTGGAGCGCACCGGCACTGCGGTGCTCGATGAACGCTAGTCGGAGAACTACAGCTTGTGGGGCGCGAGCTGCTGCTACCTGCCCCAGGGCAAGGTCAGCAGCCGGGGCTTTGATGTGGAAGTGGGGGGCGAGGTCTCCAGCGGCTGGCAGCTGGCGGCGGGCTATACCTTCAACCGGACGCGGGACAAGACCGAAGGCACGGTCTTCAGCAGCATCACGCTCAAGCATTTGTTCAAGCTGTCCACCGTCTATACCTTGCCGGGTGTTTTGTCGAAATGGCGCGTGGGCGGCAGTGGCCGTATCCAGAGCACGCAGTATGTGAGCGGCTCTGTCACCAACAGCAGCGGCGAGAGCCAGCCCTACAAGTTCACGCAGGACGGCTATGCGACCTGGGATCTGATGCTGCAGTACCGCTTTGACCCGACCTGGACTTTGAGTCCTGAACCTGAACAATGTCTTTGACAAGACCTACTACCAGACCGTCAGCTCGGTCTACAACGGCAATATGCAGGCGCTGCCACGCAATGCGATGCTGACCCTGAACGGCAAGTTCTAGGGATGCTATGCAAAACGCTCGCCAAGCGGGATGGACGTAGATCACCCGAGACCGCGTTCAGACTACGGCAGGAAGTTATGTAGAGGGTCCCTAAGCCATCAGCGATGGAAAAAAGAGCCTGCAGCGCAGGCTCTTGGTTTATGGTCTTTTGTTGACGTTGCAGAGCTGCCGCTCGCAGGGAATGCCATCGTTGTCGCCATCCATCTTGGTGTCGGGGCAGTTCTTCAGAAAAAACTTGGCCTCTTTGCACGATGTCATCTGCGAGCAGTGGGTGCGGCCATCGCATTTGAACAGTGGGTTCGGCGCACTGGGCGCTGCTGCTTCAGGTGCCTCGGGTGGCTCGGGCTCGGAGAGAACCGGCTCGGAATCCCGCATCGATGCGGCCTGCTGCTGCTCATAGCGGCTGTAGACCGTCCACGCGGCTAATGCGATCAGCAGATAGATGACAGGCCTGAACACGGTCTCCTCCATTTTTTGGATGTTAATGAGTGTAACAACTCCATCCAAAGCCGAGTCAAGCCAGGGGCGCGGGAAAGCACTTAGCTGCTTGTCCCGGCAACAGCATGCGGTTCCTTCCCGCTGCCAGTTCGGGCTCTGAGCAGGTGCCGCTCAACCATGCGGCACGCAGTGCCGCGCACAGCGTCCAGATCGTACAGGCGCTGGCGAACCCGGCAGGCCGAGCCCAGCGCCAGGTCAAAGGCGCTGACTGCCAACCTATCTAACTGGAGTTGGTGGTAGAGCTTGGGGCAGGGCGCCACCAGGTTGCCCATGCTGCGAATGTACCCGTGGCAGCGCTGGGCGCCCCGGCTTTCACCTTTGGCGCGGTATGCCGCCTGGGCCCTATCAAGCCGGTGGACTTGAGCGCAGGGGCTCCACTGCCAAGTGGCTATGGCTGGCGCAAGGGTTTTCCCTGGCACTGTTTTCAGTCATTGACATTTAGTTACACGACCGGGATATTAGCGGCCTCTGCCCACCATCGCAGCGCTGACGCTCGGCCCACAAAGGGCTTCCTGGTGCTTGGGCTGACTCTTCGACGCTGGATGGCCAGCGCGGAGGGTGGATGGTCGCTGCCGGGCAGCCACAGGTTCCGGCGCTGCGCCAAGTCAGTGCCAATCAACTTATCAGCAATCTAGATGTGATCAGAGATTGTTCACAGTCTCAATGTCGTGTTTGAAATAAAATAGATTTCTTTGATTAATTCATATATTTATTAGAATTTTTCAATTGTTTGCAATCGCAGGTTGGTTGGAGATTGACTTCCTCATGGCCCTTGGCTGTGGGTAAAGGCCATGGCAGAAGAAGCCGCAGAGAGCGGCTTCATGCGATTTTGTGGGTGGTTTTGGGTAAACGCATTAACTCATTTCTTGCAGTTAATGATGGGTTGACGTCCTTTGATAAATTCTTTTAAAGATTTTATATGTCATTTAATTCTATAAAGAAGAGAATATCCAATTTCTGCTTCTTGTTATTCTCTTTTATGCTTTTGCCGGCGTTTGCGCAGGCGCAAACAGCAGATCTGCAGATTACCAAGACAGGGCCGGTATCTGCCAATGGTGGGGATGGGTTTTTGTATGTGCTGACCATTGATAACAACGGTCCAGGTGCAGCGGGTGGGGCCAGTGTGGTCGATAGCTTGCCGCCCAATTTGAGCAATGTTGCCGCTGTCTGCGTGTCTGCCATCAACGGTGCGGCATGCCCAAGCTCCATGGTGATCGACGCCTCGGGTGTGACGGCCACCATTCCCAGCTTTCCGTCTTTAGGGCGGGTGATCATCAACATCGCCGGGAATTTCCCCAGCAGTGGCCCTTCGAGTATCACGAACTCTGCCCGCGTGGACACCCCTGTGGGGGTGACGGATCCCGATCTGGCCACCAATACCAGCGTGGT encodes the following:
- the cheB gene encoding chemotaxis-specific protein-glutamate methyltransferase CheB, whose product is MKLGLMVNTPELAQRLEHALEPLHDIHWVAQDETQALRLCRDMPPELLLLQLGTADRVAFSQRVMNEAPCPLLLLDLATELHTEWAFNALGHGALDVVHLPELANGSAFNPALLLRKIQNIAWLATPPQPVTQRATRTSAKRACLIAIGASAGGPATLNQLLRELPKDLDAAVVLVQHLDDKFSAGMAEWLARESTLPVRLVQAGEIPQTGVVLLAGRNEHLTVSRRGDLQYSLKPDAQIYRPSIDIFFQSIAEQWRGDAIGVLLTGMGRDGADGLKAMRERGFATITQDQSSSVVWGMPKAAVAIDAAAEVLPLDRIANRLAELCRWMAVKRNS
- a CDS encoding hybrid sensor histidine kinase/response regulator, producing MSLDAYKDSSMLELFRLEAQAQTQVMDSCLLVLEREPTDPAQLEACMRAAHSLKGAARIVGLDVAVTLAHVMEDLLVCAQSGKVRLSSTRIDALLRASEALRQLSEGISVQGLPALQAILAEDTQQDAPVPDAMPDFRPALPEEVSAIETNEPEPSGELHDRILRVSAERLDHLLDLAGRSLVAAQRTKSLGQELAQLKRLQDHIDRSLHGLRDALLGQELPPRAKALLSDVNHWTLEAKSQLQQHTAAFDSFGWAFEQRSQRMYDTVLASRMRPCADLMAGKARMVRELSRSLGKEVWLNLEGEEVQGDRDVLETLEAPLIQLLRNAVDHGIESPAQRLASGKPAQGNLVLRARHAAGLLVLELEDDGAGVDLARVRAAVIARKLATETMAQHMHEEELLAFLFLPGFSVSEKVSEISGRGVGLDVVQHTLRQLRGTVRVRQQQGRGTVFQLQLPLTLSMLRCLVVEIGGEAYALPLAQVEQTLRIPADAISMVEGQQHIWVRERAIGLVAAHQLLQLPHGKSDPLGLPVVLLPHHDRSLAIAVDRIVGEQNLAVVPIDSRLGLLRGVEAGALLDDGSPVLIVDMDDLLNSADKLLGAGQVERVAQLSEGPSLRRKRVLVVDDSLTVRELERKLLIGRGYEVTVAVDGIDGWNILRAEKYDLLVTDIDMPRMDGIELVGLVRRDAQLQSMPVVVVSYKDREEDRRRGLDAGADYYLAKSSFHDETLLEAVHMLIGEAVG
- a CDS encoding chemotaxis protein CheW; the protein is MPASPDRHIPLEPPAIDACWQRIGVRGDRSCERLLQHVHCHNCERYAEAAALLLDRHELDLETVDEASFAENQQPDPLADGQTLSVLIFRIGQNWLALPSTLLLEVSLPVPVHGLPYPRNRSLRGLCNVRGTLVPCMALDLVLGLTTETTPQDRPHMLILDTPGGPLVTEVQTVEGIYAIPLAKLQKTGHASGLAVSQLASSVMQWRQHSITVLHADRLLQALSRSLR
- a CDS encoding CheR family methyltransferase, which translates into the protein MIERLEQLLRSLIGLDASTLGRGAVERALRQRLKANSMDEEAYWSHIRQSQTEQRALIEAMVVPETWFFRYPESFSLLTTQARALQRRLPVGQPLRLLSLPCSSGEEPYSMAIAMFDADFAAHEFQIDALDISQRVIEHATIGQYGVNAFRGDDPGIRERYFQREADGSHRIDERLRAVVRFQCGNILGSTMPPSLTDYDIVFCRNLLIYFDRPTQLRALTNLKRWLRADGLLFTGPAEAGVLSQQGFESLDAAHSFAFRRRTLPCPPVPARPILPAAVTPRAPSPLPLRAISAVRRMAPSPAAKSESPPTGDAAAGLRKITELANAGRSAEALTACAQQLTQHGPTAELFFWWGLICDGAGQAEAALRHYRKALYLEPYHTRALAHLAALLVTQGDHSGAARLQQRLKQRETQDAGKS
- a CDS encoding chemotaxis protein CheW, which encodes MALTPATEPAPLHLLFNLGADRYALPASVVRKIMPLQRLKHVPEAPAWVAGLLSYHGEIIPVLDLCQRVFGQKARHSINTRMVLLHYSSTQSLGLILEKANQVMRLPSPAQQPTGLDAGGAYLGAVQAQGLGDMIQHISIEGLLPPDMVRLLFPPQGKLA
- a CDS encoding methyl-accepting chemotaxis protein; protein product: MMGLTVSQRISASFALIIAVMFGMSAIFYMRADSNHERAADVLSSDLAGMGFAGQMRQDLTLHFYQTLNLLRDAEANAGRSSDVLAENKAQLSAIEASLDKVYAKYLNTITRQEDRDATAEFARTREAYQKNTHLLVEILERGQVAEAAQLRSGQMLPQWRKAQEQVSRIVDLNQHAVEEDMQTIQEIASSNKRLAVSALVLALVLAIICGLLLHRSILRPIQATLAAMKTLGTGDLSSKLSLNRSDEFAAIEAGFNGMVTSLRELVVQAQRSSVQLTTSITEIAATTKQQQATVTETAATTSEIGATSRQIAATSRELVRTMGDVSAHSEQTAALAGSGHRGVVRMAEVMQELTSASEMVNAKLALLNEKAGGINQVVTTIVKVADQTNLLSLNAAIEAEKAGEYGRGFGVVATEVRRLADQTAVATYDIEQMVREIQSAVSAGVMGMEKFSEEMRRGNTEMSQVGDQLSQIIHEIQVLAPQMQQVSEGMQTQSSGAEQIEQALSQLTEASGQTVESLHQAGMAVENMSDVANNLRSGVSRFKV
- a CDS encoding excalibur calcium-binding domain-containing protein; this translates as MEETVFRPVIYLLIALAAWTVYSRYEQQQAASMRDSEPVLSEPEPPEAPEAAAPSAPNPLFKCDGRTHCSQMTSCKEAKFFLKNCPDTKMDGDNDGIPCERQLCNVNKRP